One window from the genome of Dioscorea cayenensis subsp. rotundata cultivar TDr96_F1 chromosome 3, TDr96_F1_v2_PseudoChromosome.rev07_lg8_w22 25.fasta, whole genome shotgun sequence encodes:
- the LOC120253686 gene encoding phosphatidylinositol 4-kinase gamma 5-like, whose product MSPNIDSPVQTQMAVEVLNRSFSSDYHGSRTREEKHVGRRRVFVQTETGSVLGIELDRGDNVHTVKRRLQLALNVPTEETSLTYGDLVLKNDLSAIRNDSPLLLTRNHLHRSSSTPCLSPTGKDLQQRDWSGPIEILGCSSRCSRMKQLVKDVVKAIKSGVDPVRVNGGLGGAYYFRNSGGENVAIVKPTDEEPFAPNNPKGFVGKALGQPGLKRSVRVGETGFREVAAYLLDYDHFANVPPTILVKITHSVFHVNEGVDCSKVIRKKRRATSKIASFQQFIPHDFDASDHGTSSFPVAAIHRIGILDVRILNTDRHSGNLLVRKVEGRDGMFGSQVELIPIDHGLCLPENLEDPYFEWIHWPQASIPFSDDELNYIARLDPMKDSDMLRMELPMIREACLRVLILCTVFLKEAAASGFCLAEIGEMMSREIRGIEEEPSELEVICIEARNLVAEPEVYLSETGSEHEDETQFLIECTEEVEQVTPSTPRSYISKLESLEEEDENYYNEESNNTNEITHGISMSLNGLSLVEKKVQGDISSTKTNRRSANEQLPSSQSFVKLADMNEEEWGAFLDKFQELLYTVLRNRKSNNVNQRQRQRLGTSCQF is encoded by the coding sequence ATGTCTCCTAATATTGACAGCCCTGTGCAAACCCAAATGGCAGTTGAAGTTCTTAACCGCAGCTTTAGCAGTGACTACCATGGAAGCAGAACCAGAGAAGAGAAACATGTGGGTAGGCGACGGGTGTTTGTACAGACTGAAACTGGTAGTGTATTGGGCATTGAATTGGACCGTGGAGACAATGTGCATACAGTGAAACGGAGGTTGCAGTTGGCGCTAAATGTGCCTACAGAAGAGACTTCTCTCACTTATGGAGATCTTGTGTTGAAAAATGATCTTAGTGCCATTCGGAATGACTCTCCCTTGCTCCTCACAAGAAACCATTTGCATCGGAGCTCATCCACGCCTTGCCTTTCTCCAACTGGAAAGGATCTTCAACAGAGAGATTGGAGTGGACCAATTGAGATATTAGGCTGCTCAAGTCGATGCTCTCGAATGAAGCAGCTTGTTAAGGATGTTGTTAAAGCAATCAAAAGTGGTGTTGACCCTGTACGAGTTAACGGTGGACTTGGTGGTGCATACTACTTCAGAAACTCAGGGGGCGAGAACGTTGCTATTGTGAAACCAACTGATGAAGAGCCATTTGCACCGAACAATCCGAAAGGTTTTGTAGGGAAAGCTCTTGGCCAGCCAGGATTGAAAAGGTCTGTTCGGGTTGGTGAGACTGGTTTTAGAGAGGTTGCTGCTTATCTACTGGACTATGATCATTTTGCAAATGTTCCTCCGACAATCCTTGTCAAGATAACTCACTCCGTCTTCCATGTCAATGAAGGAGTCGATTGCAGCAAGGTGATACGCAAGAAGCGACGGGCTACAAGCAAGATCGCATCTTTCCAGCAGTTTATCCCACATGATTTCGATGCCAGTGATCATGGTACCTCAAGCTTTCCTGTTGCAGCAATTCATAGAATTGGAATCCTTGATGTTAGAATCTTGAATACAGATAGACATTCAGGAAACCTTCTAGTAAGGAAAGTTGAAGGCAGAGATGGTATGTTTGGTAGTCAGGTGGAGCTCATCCCAATTGATCATGGCCTATGCCTTCCAGAGAATTTAGAGGATCCTTACTTCGAATGGATTCATTGGCCACAAGCATCAATTCCATTTTCTGATGATGAACTTAACTACATTGCTCGTCTTGATCCAATGAAAGATTCAGACATGCTTCGAATGGAGCTACCTATGATCCGCGAGGCCTGCCTTCGTGTTCTCATCCTTTGCACAGTTTTCCTCAAGGAAGCAGCAGCATCCGGTTTTTGTCTAGCAGAGATTGGCGAAATGATGAGCCGGGAAATCAGAGGAATTGAAGAAGAACCGAGTGAGCTTGAAGTTATTTGCATTGAGGCAAGGAATTTGGTGGCTGAACCAGAGGTGTATCTTTCCGAAACCGGATCAGAGCATGAAGATGAAACTCAGTTTCTCATCGAATGTACTGAAGAGGTTGAACAAGTAACACCATCAACACCCCGATCCTACATTTCAAAACTAGAGAGCTtggaggaggaagatgagaaTTATTATAATGAAGAAAGCAACAACACCAATGAAATTACTCATGGTATCTCTATGTCATTGAATGGTTTAAGTCTTGTTGAAAAGAAAGTCCAAGGTGATATAAGCAGTACAAAAACTAACAGAAGGAGCGCGAATGAGCAGCTGCCATCAAGCCAGAGTTTCGTGAAACTTGCAGATATGAATGAGGAAGAATGGGGAGCATTTCTTGACAAGTTCCAGGAGCTATTATACACTGTATTGCGAAACCGAAAATCTAATAATGTTAACCAGAGACAGAGACAGAGGTTGGGAACTTCCTGCCAGTTTTGA